The following are from one region of the Streptomyces tuirus genome:
- the infB gene encoding translation initiation factor IF-2 yields the protein MAKVRVYELAKEFGVESKVVMAKLQELGEFVRSASSTIEAPVVRKLTDALQQGSGGGKPAPARKAAPAKPGAPSPSQAARPAAPRPPAPKPAAAEKPAAPAAPAAPGPRPTPGPKPAPRPAPASPAPSAPEFTAPPSTPAAPAASQGSGPRPGAPRPAGQSPRPGAPRQGGQGGQGRGDRGDRPGAPRPGGGAPRPGARPAGPRPGNNPFTSGGSTGMARPQAPRPGGAPRPGGPGAPGGAPRPQGQGQGGPRPQGAGGGPRPQAPGGARPTPGGMPRPQGGPRPGGGPGGPRPNPGMMPQRPAAGPRPGGGGPGGRGPGGGGRPGGGGGRPGGGGFAGRPGGGGGGFAGRPGGPGGGGGGFAGRPGGPGGGGRPGFGGRPGGPGGRGGTQGAFGRPGGPARRGRKSKRQRRQEYEAMQAPSVGGVMLPRGNGETVRLSRGASLTDFAEKINANPASLVAVMMNLGEMVTATQSVSDETLQLLADEMNYTVQIVSPEEEDRELLESFDIEFGEDEGDEEDLMVRPPVVTVMGHVDHGKTRLLDAIRKTNVIAGEAGGITQHIGAYQVATEVNDEERKITFIDTPGHEAFTAMRARGARSTDIAILVVAANDGVMPQTVEALNHAKAAEVPIVVAVNKIDVEGADPTKVRGQLTEYGLVAEEYGGDTMFVDISAKQGLHIDSLLEAVVLTADASLDLRANPNQDAQGISIESRLDRGRGAVSTVLVQRGTLRVGDTMVVGDAYGRVRAMHDDNGNSVAEAGPSTPVQVLGLTNVPGAGDNFLVVDEDRTARQIAEKRAARERNAAFAKRTRRVSLEDLDKVLKAGEVQQLNLIIKGDASGSVEALESSLLQLDVGEEVDIRVLHRGVGAVTESDIDLAMGSDAIVIGFNVRAAGRAQQMAEREGVDVRYYSVIYQAIEEIEAALKGMLKPEYEEVELGTAEIREVFKSSKLGNIAGVLIRSGEVKRNTKARLIRDGKVIAESLNIEGLRRFKDDVTEIREGFEGGINLGNFNDIKVDDVIATYEMREKPRV from the coding sequence GTGGCTAAGGTCCGGGTCTACGAACTCGCCAAGGAGTTCGGCGTCGAGAGCAAGGTCGTCATGGCCAAGCTCCAGGAACTCGGTGAATTCGTCCGTTCGGCGTCTTCGACGATCGAAGCGCCTGTTGTACGCAAGCTGACGGACGCCCTCCAGCAGGGCAGCGGAGGCGGCAAGCCCGCCCCTGCCCGCAAGGCTGCCCCGGCGAAGCCGGGCGCCCCCTCTCCCTCGCAGGCTGCCCGTCCGGCCGCCCCGCGCCCGCCGGCCCCCAAGCCGGCCGCCGCGGAGAAGCCCGCGGCTCCGGCCGCGCCGGCCGCTCCCGGCCCCCGTCCCACCCCGGGCCCGAAGCCCGCGCCGCGGCCCGCCCCGGCGTCCCCGGCTCCGTCCGCGCCCGAGTTCACGGCGCCCCCGTCGACGCCTGCCGCCCCGGCCGCGTCCCAGGGCTCCGGCCCGCGTCCGGGCGCCCCGCGTCCGGCCGGCCAGTCGCCGCGTCCGGGTGCTCCGCGCCAGGGCGGTCAGGGCGGCCAGGGCCGTGGTGACCGTGGCGACCGTCCCGGCGCTCCGCGTCCGGGTGGCGGCGCCCCGCGTCCCGGTGCCCGTCCGGCGGGTCCCCGTCCGGGCAACAACCCGTTCACCTCTGGTGGCTCCACCGGCATGGCGCGCCCGCAGGCGCCCCGTCCGGGCGGTGCCCCGCGTCCGGGCGGCCCCGGTGCCCCCGGCGGTGCCCCGCGTCCGCAGGGCCAGGGCCAGGGCGGTCCCCGTCCGCAGGGTGCCGGCGGCGGTCCTCGTCCGCAGGCTCCGGGCGGCGCGCGTCCGACCCCGGGCGGCATGCCCCGCCCGCAGGGCGGCCCCCGTCCCGGCGGCGGCCCCGGCGGCCCGCGTCCCAACCCCGGCATGATGCCGCAGCGTCCTGCTGCCGGCCCGCGTCCCGGCGGCGGTGGCCCCGGCGGCCGCGGTCCCGGCGGCGGCGGTCGTCCCGGTGGCGGCGGCGGTCGCCCGGGTGGCGGCGGCTTCGCCGGTCGTCCCGGTGGCGGCGGTGGCGGTTTCGCCGGTCGTCCCGGTGGTCCCGGTGGCGGTGGCGGCGGTTTCGCCGGCCGTCCCGGTGGTCCCGGCGGCGGCGGCCGTCCCGGCTTCGGTGGCCGTCCCGGCGGTCCCGGTGGCCGTGGTGGCACGCAGGGTGCCTTCGGCCGTCCCGGCGGTCCCGCGCGTCGCGGTCGCAAGTCGAAGCGGCAGAGGCGCCAGGAGTACGAGGCCATGCAGGCCCCGTCGGTCGGCGGTGTGATGCTGCCTCGCGGCAACGGCGAGACCGTTCGCCTGTCGCGCGGTGCCTCGCTCACCGACTTCGCGGAGAAGATCAACGCCAACCCGGCGTCGCTCGTCGCGGTCATGATGAACCTCGGCGAGATGGTCACGGCCACGCAGTCCGTCTCCGACGAGACGCTGCAGCTCCTCGCCGACGAGATGAACTACACGGTTCAGATCGTCAGCCCGGAGGAGGAGGACCGCGAGCTCCTCGAGTCCTTCGACATCGAGTTCGGCGAGGACGAGGGCGACGAGGAGGACCTGATGGTCCGCCCGCCCGTCGTCACCGTCATGGGTCACGTCGACCACGGTAAGACCCGGCTCCTCGACGCCATCCGCAAGACGAACGTCATCGCGGGCGAGGCCGGCGGCATCACCCAGCACATCGGTGCCTACCAGGTCGCGACCGAGGTCAACGACGAAGAGCGCAAGATCACCTTCATCGACACCCCGGGTCACGAGGCGTTCACCGCCATGCGTGCCCGTGGTGCCCGGTCGACGGACATCGCGATCCTCGTCGTCGCGGCCAACGACGGCGTCATGCCGCAGACGGTCGAGGCGCTCAACCACGCCAAGGCCGCCGAGGTCCCGATCGTCGTCGCGGTCAACAAGATCGACGTCGAGGGCGCCGACCCGACCAAGGTGCGCGGTCAGCTGACCGAGTACGGCCTGGTGGCCGAGGAGTACGGCGGCGACACCATGTTCGTCGACATCTCCGCCAAGCAGGGTCTGCACATCGACTCCCTGCTGGAGGCCGTGGTCCTCACCGCGGACGCCTCGCTCGACCTGCGGGCCAACCCGAACCAGGACGCGCAGGGCATCTCGATCGAGTCCCGCCTCGACCGCGGCCGTGGTGCCGTGTCGACGGTCCTCGTCCAGCGCGGCACCCTGCGGGTCGGCGACACCATGGTGGTCGGCGACGCGTACGGCCGAGTCCGGGCGATGCACGACGACAACGGCAACAGCGTTGCCGAGGCCGGCCCGTCGACGCCGGTTCAGGTCCTCGGCCTGACCAACGTCCCGGGTGCGGGCGACAACTTCCTGGTGGTCGACGAGGACCGTACGGCCCGTCAGATCGCCGAGAAGCGCGCCGCCCGTGAGCGCAACGCCGCGTTCGCCAAGCGCACGCGCCGCGTGTCGCTGGAGGACCTGGACAAGGTGCTGAAGGCCGGCGAGGTCCAGCAGCTGAACCTGATCATCAAGGGTGACGCTTCCGGATCCGTCGAGGCGCTCGAGTCCTCGCTGCTCCAGCTGGACGTCGGCGAAGAGGTCGACATCCGCGTCCTGCACCGTGGTGTCGGTGCGGTCACGGAGTCCGACATCGACCTGGCCATGGGCTCCGACGCCATCGTCATCGGCTTCAACGTGCGCGCCGCCGGGCGTGCGCAGCAGATGGCCGAGCGCGAGGGTGTCGACGTCCGGTACTACTCGGTCATCTACCAGGCGATCGAGGAGATCGAGGCGGCCCTCAAGGGCATGCTCAAGCCGGAGTACGAAGAGGTCGAGCTCGGTACGGCGGAGATCCGCGAGGTCTTCAAGTCGTCCAAGCTGGGCAACATCGCGGGTGTTCTCATCCGCTCCGGCGAGGTCAAGCGCAACACCAAGGCGCGCCTCATCCGCGACGGCAAGGTCATCGCGGAGAGCCTCAACATCGAGGGTCTGCGTCGCTTCAAGGACGACGTCACCGAGATCCGCGAAGGGTTCGAGGGCGGTATCAACCTCGGCAACTTCAACGACATCAAGGTCGACGACGTCATCGCGACGTACGAGATGCGCGAGAAGCCGCGCGTCTGA
- the rimP gene encoding ribosome maturation factor RimP has protein sequence MSTTQSERLRELLEPLVTSQGLDLEEIEVDSVGRKRVLRVVVDSDTGADLDLIADVSRALSAKLDETNAMGEGEYTLEVGTPGAERPLTEHRHYVRATDRLVKFQLSEGGELVARILKVDDEGVDTEVPGVKGRKATARRIAFDDIVRARVQVEFSRKDNKKEEEA, from the coding sequence ATGAGCACCACCCAGAGCGAGAGGCTGCGAGAACTGCTGGAGCCGCTCGTCACCTCTCAGGGCCTGGACCTCGAAGAGATCGAAGTGGACTCCGTCGGACGCAAACGTGTGCTGCGTGTGGTCGTCGACTCGGACACGGGCGCCGACCTGGATCTGATCGCCGATGTGAGCCGCGCGCTCTCGGCGAAGCTCGACGAGACCAACGCGATGGGCGAGGGCGAGTACACCCTCGAGGTCGGCACCCCGGGCGCGGAGCGCCCCCTCACGGAACACCGGCACTACGTCCGCGCCACGGACCGGCTGGTGAAGTTCCAGCTGTCCGAGGGCGGCGAGCTGGTCGCCAGGATCCTGAAGGTCGACGACGAGGGTGTCGACACCGAGGTGCCCGGAGTGAAGGGCCGCAAGGCCACCGCGCGCAGAATCGCCTTCGACGACATCGTCCGGGCGCGTGTCCAGGTCGAGTTCAGCCGCAAGGACAACAAGAAGGAAGAGGAGGCGTAG
- a CDS encoding aminoglycoside phosphotransferase family protein, with protein MVFEPPKRLVRALGETAPDGDDWLEKLPEAAQQAVALRELTVERVQVPGGRSSLVVLVRAADGTPAVLKLAPPRARPEAERAALAHWAGRGAVQLLEPVSAEGVLLLERLHPDVSVRSLPEAKALLEAAGTLRRLWVEPPADFPFETVADRTGRQAEAMRARAQADPEVAPLVGLALAAREELLAAPPEHRLLHGTFRQSKVLGGDRMPWLAVGPDPVVGECAFDLARLVRDRVEDLIAQPSGAGTTRRRVKRLAESLDVDQERLRGWTLFRAVESGVRAGRVGRPRDAELLLEFASWL; from the coding sequence ATGGTTTTCGAACCGCCGAAGCGTCTGGTCAGGGCGCTCGGTGAGACGGCGCCGGACGGTGACGACTGGCTGGAGAAGCTGCCCGAGGCGGCGCAGCAGGCCGTCGCGCTACGCGAGTTGACCGTGGAGCGGGTGCAGGTGCCCGGCGGGCGCAGCAGCCTGGTCGTGCTGGTGCGGGCCGCCGACGGGACGCCCGCCGTGCTCAAGCTGGCACCGCCCCGGGCCCGCCCGGAGGCGGAGCGGGCCGCGCTGGCGCACTGGGCCGGGCGGGGTGCCGTGCAGCTGCTCGAACCCGTCTCCGCGGAAGGGGTCCTGCTGCTGGAGCGGCTGCATCCGGACGTGTCGGTGCGGTCGCTGCCGGAGGCGAAGGCGCTGCTGGAGGCGGCTGGGACGCTGCGGCGGCTGTGGGTGGAGCCGCCCGCCGACTTCCCCTTCGAGACCGTGGCCGACCGGACCGGGCGGCAGGCCGAGGCGATGCGGGCGCGGGCCCAGGCCGATCCCGAGGTGGCCCCGCTGGTCGGTCTGGCGCTCGCGGCGCGCGAGGAGTTGCTGGCCGCGCCGCCCGAACACCGGTTGCTGCACGGCACGTTCCGGCAGAGCAAGGTGCTCGGCGGGGATCGGATGCCGTGGCTGGCGGTGGGGCCCGACCCGGTGGTTGGCGAGTGTGCCTTCGATCTGGCCCGGCTGGTCCGGGACCGGGTGGAGGACCTGATCGCCCAGCCGTCCGGCGCGGGCACCACCCGGCGCCGGGTGAAGCGGCTGGCGGAGTCCCTGGACGTGGACCAGGAGCGGCTGCGGGGCTGGACGCTGTTCCGTGCCGTGGAGTCGGGCGTGCGGGCGGGGCGGGTCGGACGGCCGCGTGACGCGGAGCTGCTGCTGGAGTTCGCGAGCTGGCTGTAG
- a CDS encoding ferritin-like domain-containing protein — MSEEKDRELRALQAALAAEHAAVYGYGIVGGRIGDGQRTEARTAYDAHRARRDALVREVKDLGGRPVAASAGYALPFRVPDSAAAVRLAAELEDGVAGVYADLVRAAGGGRRALAAEALREAAVRAVRWRGESVAFPGLAERAGTAPPSAAPTA; from the coding sequence GTGAGCGAGGAGAAGGACCGGGAGCTGCGCGCCCTGCAGGCGGCGCTGGCGGCCGAGCACGCGGCGGTGTACGGCTACGGCATCGTCGGCGGGAGGATCGGCGACGGGCAGCGCACAGAGGCACGCACGGCGTACGACGCGCACCGGGCGCGCAGGGATGCGCTGGTGCGCGAGGTGAAGGACCTGGGGGGCCGGCCGGTGGCCGCGTCCGCCGGTTACGCGCTGCCCTTCCGGGTGCCGGACTCGGCGGCGGCCGTGCGGCTCGCGGCCGAGCTGGAGGACGGGGTGGCGGGCGTGTATGCCGACCTGGTGCGGGCGGCGGGCGGTGGGCGGCGGGCGCTGGCCGCCGAGGCGCTGCGGGAGGCGGCGGTGCGGGCGGTGCGCTGGCGCGGCGAGAGCGTAGCCTTCCCTGGGCTCGCCGAGCGGGCCGGCACGGCCCCGCCCTCGGCGGCGCCGACGGCGTGA
- the truB gene encoding tRNA pseudouridine(55) synthase TruB: protein MTQKHTTPDGLVIVDKPSGFTSHDVVAKMRGIARTRRVGHAGTLDPMATGVLVLGVERATKLLGHLALTEKEYLGTIRLGQNTLTDDAEGEITSSTDASKVTREAIDAGIAELTGDIMQVPSKVSAIKIKGVRSYKRAREGEEFEIPARPVTVSSFGVYDVRDAVAEDGTAVLDLVVSVVCSSGTYIRALARDLGAGLGVGGHLTALRRTRVGPYKLDAARTLDQFQQELTVMPVAEAATAAFPRWDVDVRRAKLLTNGVRLEMPETYAGAGPVAVFDPEGRFLALVEEQRGKAKSLAVFA from the coding sequence ATGACCCAGAAGCACACCACGCCCGACGGCCTTGTCATCGTCGACAAGCCGTCGGGCTTCACTTCGCACGACGTCGTCGCCAAGATGCGCGGCATCGCCAGGACGCGACGCGTCGGGCACGCCGGCACCCTCGACCCGATGGCGACGGGCGTCCTCGTCCTCGGCGTCGAGAGGGCCACCAAGCTCCTCGGCCACCTCGCGCTGACCGAGAAGGAGTACCTGGGCACCATCCGGCTCGGGCAGAACACCCTCACCGACGACGCCGAGGGGGAGATCACCTCCTCCACGGACGCCTCCAAGGTCACCCGCGAGGCGATCGACGCCGGCATCGCCGAGCTCACCGGCGACATCATGCAGGTGCCGTCCAAGGTCAGCGCCATCAAGATCAAGGGCGTGCGGTCCTACAAGCGAGCGCGCGAGGGCGAGGAGTTCGAGATCCCGGCCCGGCCCGTCACGGTCTCCTCCTTCGGCGTGTACGACGTCCGGGACGCCGTCGCGGAGGACGGCACGGCCGTACTCGACCTGGTCGTCTCGGTCGTCTGCTCCTCCGGCACCTACATCCGGGCTCTCGCCCGTGACCTGGGCGCCGGCCTGGGTGTGGGCGGTCACCTCACCGCCCTGCGCCGCACCCGCGTCGGCCCCTACAAGCTGGACGCGGCCCGCACGCTCGACCAGTTCCAGCAGGAGCTGACCGTGATGCCCGTCGCCGAGGCCGCCACGGCCGCGTTCCCCCGCTGGGACGTCGACGTCCGGCGGGCCAAGCTGCTCACCAACGGCGTACGGCTGGAGATGCCCGAGACGTACGCGGGCGCCGGGCCCGTCGCCGTCTTCGACCCCGAGGGCCGCTTCCTCGCGCTCGTCGAGGAGCAGCGGGGCAAGGCCAAGAGCCTGGCCGTCTTCGCCTGA
- a CDS encoding proline--tRNA ligase yields the protein MANVPVQRMSQLLAKTLRDDPADAEVLSHKLLVRAAYVRRTAAGIWSWLPLGKKVLANVERIVREEMDAVGAQEVLLPAILPREPYEATGRWEEYGPELFRLQDRRGGDYLLGPTHEEIFTLLVKDQASSYKDLPVILYQIQNKYRDEARPRAGILRGREFLMKDSYSFDTDDEGLAKSYALHREAYQKIFARLGLDYRICAATAGAMGGSKSEEFLAPAEAGEDTFADCPNCDFAANTEAITYELTSVDASDVPAAEDIPTPDTPTIETLAASLGVPASATLKNLLVKVDGEIVAVGVPGDREVDMDKVEAHFAPATVELVTETDFAARPDLVRGYVGPRGLEKVTYIADPRVAPGTAWITGANKAGTHTKNVVVGRDFEVGEYVDVVVVQEGDPCPKCGTGLVLDRAIEIGHIFQLGRKYADALKLDVLGQNGKPVRVTMGSYGIGVSRAVAALAEQTADDKGLCWPAEVAPADVHVVAAGKALQTELALDISGKLAAAGVRVLVDDRPGVSPGVKFTDSELIGVPKILVAGRRAADGVVELKDRRTGEREELTVEEAVARLTA from the coding sequence ATGGCGAACGTACCGGTCCAGCGCATGTCCCAGTTGTTGGCGAAGACGTTGCGCGACGACCCGGCCGACGCCGAGGTCCTCAGCCACAAGCTCCTCGTCCGCGCCGCCTACGTCCGCCGTACCGCCGCCGGCATCTGGAGCTGGCTGCCCCTGGGTAAGAAGGTGCTGGCCAACGTCGAGCGGATCGTCCGCGAGGAGATGGACGCCGTCGGCGCCCAGGAGGTCCTGCTCCCCGCCATCCTGCCGCGCGAGCCCTACGAGGCCACCGGCCGCTGGGAGGAGTACGGCCCCGAGCTGTTCCGCCTCCAGGACCGCCGGGGCGGCGACTACCTCCTCGGCCCCACCCACGAGGAGATCTTCACCCTCCTGGTGAAGGACCAGGCGTCCTCCTACAAGGACCTGCCGGTCATCCTCTACCAGATCCAGAACAAGTACCGCGACGAGGCCCGCCCCCGCGCCGGCATCCTGCGCGGCCGCGAGTTCCTGATGAAGGACTCCTACTCCTTCGACACCGACGACGAGGGCCTCGCCAAGTCCTACGCCCTGCACCGCGAGGCCTACCAGAAGATCTTCGCGCGCCTCGGCCTCGACTACCGCATCTGCGCCGCGACGGCCGGCGCCATGGGCGGCTCCAAGTCCGAGGAGTTCCTCGCCCCGGCCGAGGCCGGCGAGGACACCTTCGCCGACTGCCCGAACTGCGACTTCGCCGCCAACACCGAGGCGATCACGTACGAGCTGACGTCCGTCGACGCCTCGGACGTGCCGGCCGCCGAGGACATCCCCACCCCCGACACCCCCACCATCGAGACCCTCGCCGCCTCCCTCGGCGTCCCGGCCTCGGCCACGCTGAAGAACCTCCTCGTGAAGGTCGACGGCGAGATCGTCGCCGTCGGCGTCCCCGGCGACCGCGAGGTCGACATGGACAAGGTCGAGGCGCACTTCGCCCCGGCCACCGTCGAGCTGGTCACCGAGACGGACTTCGCGGCCCGCCCCGACCTGGTCCGCGGCTACGTCGGACCGCGGGGCCTTGAGAAGGTCACATACATCGCCGACCCGCGCGTCGCCCCGGGCACGGCCTGGATCACCGGCGCCAACAAGGCCGGCACGCACACGAAGAACGTGGTCGTGGGCCGTGACTTCGAGGTCGGCGAGTACGTCGACGTCGTCGTCGTGCAGGAGGGCGACCCCTGCCCCAAGTGCGGCACGGGCCTCGTCCTCGACCGCGCCATCGAGATCGGCCACATCTTCCAGCTGGGCCGCAAGTACGCCGACGCCCTCAAGCTCGACGTCCTCGGCCAGAACGGCAAGCCGGTCCGCGTCACCATGGGCTCCTACGGCATCGGCGTCTCCCGCGCGGTGGCCGCCCTGGCCGAGCAGACCGCCGACGACAAGGGCCTGTGCTGGCCCGCCGAGGTCGCCCCGGCCGACGTCCACGTGGTCGCCGCCGGCAAGGCCCTGCAGACCGAGCTGGCCCTCGACATCTCCGGGAAGCTGGCCGCGGCCGGTGTCCGCGTCCTGGTCGACGACCGCCCCGGCGTCTCCCCGGGCGTCAAGTTCACGGACTCCGAGCTGATCGGCGTACCGAAGATCCTCGTGGCCGGCCGGCGCGCGGCCGACGGCGTGGTGGAACTGAAGGACCGCCGCACCGGCGAGCGCGAGGAACTGACGGTCGAGGAGGCCGTCGCCCGCCTCACGGCATAG
- a CDS encoding DUF503 domain-containing protein produces MYVGTLSFDLLLGDVHSLKEKRSLVRPIVAELQRKYGVSAAETGNQDLHRRAEIGLAVVSGEPGHLTDVLDRCERLVAGRPEIELLSVRRRLHSDED; encoded by the coding sequence ATGTACGTGGGGACTCTGTCCTTCGATCTGCTCCTCGGCGACGTCCACTCGCTCAAGGAAAAACGCTCTCTCGTCCGCCCGATCGTGGCCGAACTCCAGCGCAAGTACGGGGTGAGTGCGGCGGAGACGGGGAACCAGGACCTCCATCGCAGGGCCGAGATCGGGCTCGCGGTGGTCTCGGGGGAGCCGGGACACCTCACCGACGTACTGGACCGCTGTGAGCGGCTCGTCGCAGGGCGGCCCGAGATCGAACTGCTCTCGGTTCGACGCAGGCTCCACAGCGACGAAGACTGA
- the rbfA gene encoding 30S ribosome-binding factor RbfA → MADNARAKRLADLIREVVAQKLQRGIKDPRLGSHVTITDTRVTGDLREATVFYTVYGDDEERAAAAAGLESAKGILRSEVGRAAGVKFTPTLAFVMDALPDNARTIEDLLDKARQSDEKVREASAGATYAGEADPYRKPEEDDETDDSAE, encoded by the coding sequence GTGGCCGACAACGCGCGGGCTAAGAGGCTGGCGGACCTCATCCGAGAGGTGGTGGCCCAGAAGCTGCAGCGCGGGATCAAGGACCCGCGGCTCGGCTCGCACGTCACCATCACGGACACCCGGGTCACGGGTGACCTCAGGGAGGCGACCGTCTTCTACACGGTGTACGGGGACGACGAGGAGCGCGCGGCGGCCGCCGCCGGCCTGGAGAGCGCCAAGGGCATCCTGCGCTCCGAGGTGGGCCGGGCCGCCGGTGTGAAGTTCACGCCGACCCTGGCCTTCGTCATGGACGCCCTCCCGGACAACGCCCGCACCATCGAGGACCTCCTCGACAAGGCGCGCCAGTCCGACGAGAAGGTGCGCGAGGCGTCCGCGGGCGCCACGTACGCCGGCGAGGCCGACCCGTACCGCAAGCCCGAAGAGGACGACGAGACGGACGACAGCGCCGAATGA
- a CDS encoding YlxR family protein encodes MSGRTRARACPERTCVGCRERAVKAELLRIVTIKDACVPDPSGTLPGRGAYVHPAPVCLDQAVRRRAFPRALRVPGPLDTKALRQYVEQTTVAEQATR; translated from the coding sequence GTGTCTGGCCGGACGCGCGCCCGCGCATGCCCTGAACGCACCTGTGTGGGGTGTCGGGAGCGAGCGGTCAAGGCCGAACTGTTGCGGATCGTGACGATCAAGGACGCATGCGTCCCTGATCCAAGCGGTACGCTGCCCGGCCGGGGTGCGTACGTACACCCCGCACCGGTCTGTCTCGACCAGGCGGTACGCCGACGGGCGTTCCCGAGGGCACTGCGCGTCCCGGGACCGCTCGACACAAAGGCGTTGCGCCAGTACGTCGAGCAGACGACAGTTGCCGAGCAGGCAACACGGTAA
- the nusA gene encoding transcription termination factor NusA — translation MDIDMSALRGLVREKEISFDLLVEAIESALLIAYHRTEGSRRHARVELNRETGHVTVWAKEDPDDLEEGQEAREFDDTPSGFGRIAATTAKQVILQRLRDAEDDATLGEYAGREGDIVTGVVQQGRDPKNVLVDIGKLEAILPVQEQVPGETYPHGMRLRSYVVRVAKGVRGPSVTLSRTHPNLVKKLFALEVPEIADGSVEIAAIAREAGHRTKIAVRSTRSGLNAKGACIGPMGGRVRNVMGELNGEKIDIVDWSEDPGDMVANALSPARVSKVEIVDMATRSARVTVPDYQLSLAIGKEGQNARLAARLTGWRIDIRPDTEPAGNGSEE, via the coding sequence GTGGACATCGACATGAGCGCCCTGCGGGGCTTGGTTCGGGAGAAGGAGATCTCCTTCGACCTGCTGGTCGAGGCGATCGAGTCCGCCCTCCTCATCGCCTACCACCGCACCGAGGGAAGCCGCCGCCACGCGCGCGTGGAGCTCAACCGGGAGACCGGCCATGTGACCGTGTGGGCGAAGGAGGACCCCGACGACCTCGAGGAGGGCCAGGAGGCCCGCGAGTTCGACGACACCCCGTCCGGCTTCGGCCGTATCGCCGCCACCACGGCCAAGCAGGTCATCCTGCAGCGCCTGCGCGACGCCGAGGACGACGCGACGCTCGGCGAGTACGCCGGCCGTGAGGGCGACATCGTCACCGGCGTGGTCCAGCAGGGCCGCGACCCGAAGAACGTGCTCGTCGACATCGGCAAGCTCGAGGCCATCCTGCCGGTGCAGGAGCAGGTGCCGGGGGAGACCTACCCGCACGGCATGCGCCTGCGCTCCTACGTCGTCCGTGTGGCCAAGGGCGTCCGCGGTCCCTCCGTCACCCTCTCGCGCACCCACCCCAACCTGGTGAAGAAGCTCTTCGCCCTGGAGGTGCCGGAGATCGCCGACGGTTCGGTGGAGATCGCCGCGATCGCCCGTGAGGCCGGTCACCGCACCAAGATCGCCGTACGGTCCACCCGCTCCGGCCTGAACGCCAAGGGCGCCTGCATCGGCCCCATGGGCGGCCGGGTACGCAACGTCATGGGCGAGCTGAACGGCGAGAAGATCGACATCGTCGACTGGTCGGAGGACCCGGGCGACATGGTGGCGAACGCGCTGTCCCCGGCCCGCGTCTCCAAGGTGGAGATCGTGGACATGGCGACCAGGTCGGCGCGGGTGACCGTGCCCGACTACCAGCTGTCCCTGGCCATCGGCAAGGAGGGGCAGAACGCCCGTCTCGCGGCCCGGCTGACCGGCTGGCGCATCGACATCCGCCCGGACACGGAACCGGCCGGGAACGGCTCCGAGGAATAG